A window of Pseudomonas guangdongensis contains these coding sequences:
- a CDS encoding methyl-accepting chemotaxis protein — translation MEFLRRLSIRAMLNATLVCFALLILMIAALGFASSRMANEDIRHIENVDIQMVDSMNRAYILRLNAFLRMESYAARVQAGDAAQAAGLLAEAEDFVKRAQDRFDVFKAAPPLEDPALRTLAEDFAAAFGTALNMQVGMVKALRDNDLAGYESQKDTLMTQYGPATNRALDAFYLANEKDYQARQQAYQDNVARFALIGALALGAALLLLLGIRFVLLAMVVRPVNEAVGYLQQLAKADLSQNIQVNSQNEVGQLLKAMRDMQESLAGIVSTVREGSGSILVGTQQIASGNADLSSRTEQQAASLEETAASMEELTSTVKQNADNARQASALANDASSTADHGREVVHQVVDTMQGINDSSQRIANIINVIDSIAFQTNILALNASVEAARAGEQGRGFAVVAGEVRNLASRSADAAREIKALIEESTRRVQDGSKLVEQAGKTMGEVVGAVRRVTDIIDEISAASHEQSEGIGQVNTAVAQMDQVTQQNASLVQEASAASASLAEQAQRLEQAVSVFRLRDEQRLRRPQPALAAAPRSEPLKRPPEARAAAAGSAPARRPAETASASDDWEEF, via the coding sequence ATGGAGTTTCTGCGCAGGTTGAGCATCCGGGCGATGCTCAACGCCACATTGGTCTGTTTTGCGCTGCTGATCCTGATGATCGCCGCGCTGGGGTTCGCCAGCAGCCGCATGGCCAATGAGGATATCCGGCATATCGAGAACGTCGACATCCAGATGGTCGACTCGATGAACCGTGCCTACATCCTGCGTCTGAACGCCTTCCTGCGCATGGAGAGCTATGCCGCACGCGTCCAGGCCGGCGATGCCGCGCAGGCGGCGGGCCTGCTGGCCGAGGCCGAGGACTTCGTCAAGCGCGCCCAGGACCGCTTCGACGTCTTCAAGGCCGCGCCGCCGCTGGAGGATCCGGCCCTGCGTACCCTGGCCGAGGATTTCGCCGCGGCCTTCGGCACGGCGCTGAACATGCAGGTCGGCATGGTCAAGGCGCTGCGCGACAACGATCTGGCCGGCTACGAGAGCCAGAAAGACACCCTGATGACCCAGTACGGCCCGGCCACCAACCGTGCTCTGGATGCCTTCTATCTGGCCAACGAGAAGGACTACCAGGCGCGCCAGCAGGCCTACCAGGACAATGTCGCGCGCTTCGCGCTGATCGGCGCCCTGGCCCTGGGCGCGGCGCTGTTGCTGCTGCTGGGCATCCGCTTCGTGCTGCTGGCCATGGTGGTGCGTCCGGTCAACGAGGCGGTCGGCTATCTGCAGCAGCTGGCCAAGGCCGACCTGTCGCAGAACATCCAGGTCAACTCGCAGAACGAAGTCGGCCAGTTGCTCAAGGCCATGCGCGACATGCAGGAAAGCCTGGCGGGGATCGTCAGCACCGTGCGCGAAGGCAGCGGCTCGATCCTGGTCGGCACCCAGCAGATCGCCTCCGGCAACGCCGACCTGTCCTCGCGCACCGAGCAGCAGGCCGCCTCCCTGGAGGAGACCGCGGCGAGCATGGAGGAGCTGACCTCCACGGTGAAGCAGAACGCCGACAACGCCCGTCAGGCCAGCGCGCTGGCCAACGACGCCTCCAGCACCGCCGACCATGGCCGCGAAGTGGTGCATCAGGTGGTCGATACCATGCAGGGCATCAACGACAGCTCGCAGCGCATCGCCAACATCATCAACGTGATCGACTCGATCGCCTTCCAGACCAACATCCTCGCCCTCAACGCCTCGGTGGAGGCGGCGCGGGCCGGCGAGCAGGGCCGCGGCTTTGCAGTGGTGGCCGGCGAGGTGCGCAACCTGGCCAGCCGCAGCGCCGACGCGGCGCGCGAGATCAAGGCGCTGATCGAGGAGTCGACCCGCCGCGTGCAGGACGGCTCCAAGCTGGTCGAGCAGGCCGGCAAGACCATGGGCGAGGTGGTCGGCGCGGTGCGCCGGGTCACCGACATCATCGACGAGATCTCCGCCGCCTCCCACGAGCAGAGCGAGGGCATCGGCCAGGTCAACACCGCCGTGGCGCAGATGGATCAGGTGACCCAGCAGAACGCCAGCCTGGTGCAGGAAGCCTCCGCTGCCTCGGCCTCGCTGGCCGAGCAGGCGCAGCGTCTGGAACAGGCGGTTTCGGTGTTCCGCCTGCGCGACGAGCAGCGTCTGCGTCGCCCGCAGCCTGCGCTCGCGGCGGCGCCGCGCAGCGAGCCCCTCAAGCGTCCGCCCGAGGCGCGCGCCGCCGCTGCCGGCAGTGCGCCGGCCAGGCGTCCCGCCGAGACGGCCAGCGCCAGCGACGACTGGGAAGAATTCTAA